The genomic interval TGAACCTGTTTTGATTTGGCCTGTGTTAAGAGCTACAGCAAGATCTGCAATTGTATGATCTTCCGTTTCTCCAGATCTATGAGACATTACAGATGTATATCCAGCATTATGCGCCATATTTACAGCAGCTATTGTTTCAGTGAGTGTGCCTATTTGATTTACTTTGATCAAAATTGAATTGGCTATACCTTCTTGAATTCCTCTTGAAAGTCTGTCAACGTTAGTCACAAACAAATCATCGCCTACCAATTGCACATTTGCTCCTATTTTATCTGTTAGGTATTTCCATCCTTTCCAATCATTTTCATCCATTCCATCTTCTATAGAAATGATTGGATATGTTTCTGATAATTCTGCAAGGTAATCTGCTTGCTCTTCGCTTGTGCGGACTTTGCCAGTAGTACCTTCAAATTTTGAATAATTATAATTACCATCTTCATAAAACTCTGCAGCAGCACAATCTAATGCAATCATAATTTCATCACCCCAAGAATATCCAGCATTCTCAACAGCAAGCTTGATGCTATCAAGTGCATCTTCAGTACCATCAAGAGCAGGTGCAAACCCACCTTCATCTCCTACAGCTGTGCTAAGACCTCTGTCATGTAATACTATTTTTAAATGGTGAAATATTTCTGTCCCCATCTGTAAAGCTTGACTAAAGCTTTTAGCTTTTACTGGCATTACCATGAACTCTTGAAACGCTATAGGTGCATCACTATGTGAACCTCCATTGATAATATTCATCATCGGCACTGGAAGTGTATTCGCACTCACACCTCCTATATATCTGTACAAGGGCATACTAAGTTCAGCAGCGGCAGCTTTAGCGCAAGCTAAAGAAACACCAAGTATAGCATTTGCTCCTAAATTCGATTTATTAGGAGTACCATCAAGATCAATCATTAATTGATCTATTGCGTTCTGTTCAAATACGGAAACTCCTAATAATTCTGGAGCGATTATTTTATTTACATTCTCTACAGCTTTAAGAACCCCTTTACCCATAAAATCATTACCTCCGTCTCTCAACTCTACTGCTTCATGTTCTCCAGTAGAGGCTCCTGATGGCACAGCTGCTCTTCCCATTACTCCTAGCTCTGTAAAAACATCTACTTCAACTGTTGGATTTCCTCTAGAATCAAATATCTGTCTAGCGTGAATTTCAATTATAATACTCATTATTGTGTATATTTTAGTTGTGTAAAAATACTATTTTGTTCACTATAAAAATTTATGTCTATATTATATTAGCGACAACGATTGCGATATATCTATAGGATCTTTACTAAAATTAAGATATATCAAAAGTAAAAATCCCTATCAAATTGATAGGGATTTTTATTACACTGTGACTTTTTTTATATTTTCAATAAATTGATCAAAAAGGTATGTCGCATCATTAGGGCCTGGGCTCGCCTCTGGATGGTATTGTACAGAAAAACAATTCTTACCTTTTATTTTAATACCTGCAACTGTGTCATCGTTAAGATGATAATGAGTTATCTCTACATCTGGATGAGCAGCAGCCTCCTCCTTGTTTATAGCAAATCCGTGATTTTGAGAAGTAATTTCCCCTTTTCCCGTAACTACATTTTTTATAGGATGATTTATCCCTCTGTGTCCGTTATGCATTTTATAGGTTGAAATACCTTTTGCAAGGGCAATCACTTGATGACCTAAGCAGATACCAAAAAGAGGCTCATCTGCATTAATAATATCTTTTGCCACTTGTATTGCATTGGTAAGTGGCTCTGGATCTCCTGGTCCGTTGGACAAAAAATATCCGTCTGGATTCCATGATTTCATTTCCTCGTAAGAGGTATCGTAAGGAAAAACTTTTATGTAAACATCTCTTTTTGCAAGGTTACGAAGGATATTACGCTTTATTCCTATATCTAGAGCAGCAACCTTTATTGAAGCATTTTCATCCCCAAAAAAATAAGGTTCTTTAGTAGAAACTTTTGAGGCGAGTTCAAGACCTGCCATATTTGGGATTTTTTTCAATTTTTCTTTTAAACCTTGAATATTATCTACATCTGTAGATATGACAGCATTCATAGCGCCATTATCTCTTATGTGTGCAACTAATGCTCTCGTATCTACATCAGATATTGCAAAGAGATTACTACTATCTAAAAATGATTCAAGTGATTCCTCAGCATCTTTTCTAGACATCGTGTAACTAAAATTTCTACAGATGAGTCCAGAAATTTTAACGGTATCTGATTCTGTCTCGTCATTGGTTGCACCATAATTACCTATATGAGCATTTGTAGTTACCATTAACTGTCCAAAATAAGAAGGGTCTGTAAAGATCTCTTGATATCCTGTCATTCCAGTATTAAAACAAACTTCTCCAAAAGAAGTTGCTTCTTTATTTCCCACAGATTTTCCGTGAAAAATAGTTCCATCGGCAAGAAGAATGATTGCTGGACGTCTTGTTTGATATTTCATAAATTTACATTTTTAGATGTATTAGGAGCAATACAAAAATAATTAAAATTCAATATGCCTAAAAGGCTTCTTAATATTTACTAGCCATAAAAAAAGGGATTTGACAATTGTCAAATCCCTTTTTTATGTTACGACTATGTAATCATTTTTACTCTTCTTCGTTTGAAGCTTTAGTTTCAGTAGCAACAGGCTTAGCGTCTGCTTTCTTACCACCTCTACGAGTAGTTTTCTTCTTAGCAGGCTTACCAGCATTGTAAAGTTCGTTATAATCAACAAGCTCAATCATTGCCATGTCTGCATTATCTCCAAGACGGTTACCCAACTTGATGATACGCGTATATCCACCTGGACGATCACCTATCTTAGCAGCTACATCTCTAAACAGTTCTGTTACTGCTTCCTTCTGACGGAGCTTAGCAAATACTAAACGACGATTATGAGTTGTGTCCTCCTTAGATTTTGTAATCATAGGCTCTACAAACTGCTTTAAAGCTTTAGCTTTTGCAACCGTAGTGTTTATTCTCTTGTGTTCAATAAGAGAACAAGCCATGTTTGCAAGCATAGACTTTCTATGAGCAGTCTTTCTTCCTAAGTGATTTACTTTCTTTCCGTGTCTCATTGTGAGTTATTTTAACATCATCTTGCTCAATCTACCTCGTGTAGAGAGCAAAATATGACGAATTTAATTTTATGATTTGTACGCTTTCGCGAAAGCGTACTAGTCTTTATCTAATTTATATTTTGCTAAATCCATTCCAAAGCTGAGGCCTTTAACATTTACAAGCTCTTCAAGCTCAGTAAGTGACTTTTTACCAAAGTTTCTAAATTTCATTAAATCATTTTTATTGTAAGAAACAAGATCTCCCAATGTTTCAACCTCTGCAGCTTTCAAACAATTAAGCGCTCGTACAGACAGGTCCATATCGATAAGCTTAGTTTTAAGCAACTGACGCATATGTAATGATTCCTCATCATACGTCTCAGTTTGTGCAATCTCATCTGCCTCTAATGTTATACGCTCATCAGAGAATAGCATAAAGTGGTGGATAAGTGTTTTAGCAGCTTCAGTAAGAGCTTCTTTAGGATGAATTGATCCATCTGTGATGATTTCAAAAACTAATTTTTCGTAATCAGTCTTTTGTTCAACACGATAGTTTTCAATACTGTATTTTACATTACGTATTGGAGTATATATAGAATCGGTAAAGATTGTTCCAAGAGGTGCATTAGATTTTTTATTTTCTTCTGCTGGTACATAACCACGACCTTTTTCGATAGTAATTTCCATATTGAGATTTACTTTCTTGTCCATGTTTGCTATTACCATATCTGGATTAAGCACCTGGAATCCTGAAATAAATTTCTGGAAATCTCCTGCTGTTAATTGATCTACTCCAGAAAGAGAGATTGTAACAGTTTCATTATCTATTTCTTCTATTTGTCTCTTAAAACGTACTTGCTTAAGATTAAGG from Dokdonia sp. Hel_I_53 carries:
- the eno gene encoding phosphopyruvate hydratase encodes the protein MSIIIEIHARQIFDSRGNPTVEVDVFTELGVMGRAAVPSGASTGEHEAVELRDGGNDFMGKGVLKAVENVNKIIAPELLGVSVFEQNAIDQLMIDLDGTPNKSNLGANAILGVSLACAKAAAAELSMPLYRYIGGVSANTLPVPMMNIINGGSHSDAPIAFQEFMVMPVKAKSFSQALQMGTEIFHHLKIVLHDRGLSTAVGDEGGFAPALDGTEDALDSIKLAVENAGYSWGDEIMIALDCAAAEFYEDGNYNYSKFEGTTGKVRTSEEQADYLAELSETYPIISIEDGMDENDWKGWKYLTDKIGANVQLVGDDLFVTNVDRLSRGIQEGIANSILIKVNQIGTLTETIAAVNMAHNAGYTSVMSHRSGETEDHTIADLAVALNTGQIKTGSASRSDRMAKYNQLLRIEEMLADVAFFPAMNAFKIK
- the carA gene encoding glutamine-hydrolyzing carbamoyl-phosphate synthase small subunit: MKYQTRRPAIILLADGTIFHGKSVGNKEATSFGEVCFNTGMTGYQEIFTDPSYFGQLMVTTNAHIGNYGATNDETESDTVKISGLICRNFSYTMSRKDAEESLESFLDSSNLFAISDVDTRALVAHIRDNGAMNAVISTDVDNIQGLKEKLKKIPNMAGLELASKVSTKEPYFFGDENASIKVAALDIGIKRNILRNLAKRDVYIKVFPYDTSYEEMKSWNPDGYFLSNGPGDPEPLTNAIQVAKDIINADEPLFGICLGHQVIALAKGISTYKMHNGHRGINHPIKNVVTGKGEITSQNHGFAINKEEAAAHPDVEITHYHLNDDTVAGIKIKGKNCFSVQYHPEASPGPNDATYLFDQFIENIKKVTV
- the rplQ gene encoding 50S ribosomal protein L17, with the protein product MRHGKKVNHLGRKTAHRKSMLANMACSLIEHKRINTTVAKAKALKQFVEPMITKSKEDTTHNRRLVFAKLRQKEAVTELFRDVAAKIGDRPGGYTRIIKLGNRLGDNADMAMIELVDYNELYNAGKPAKKKTTRRGGKKADAKPVATETKASNEEE
- a CDS encoding DNA-directed RNA polymerase subunit alpha → MAILNFQKPDKVIMIDSTDFEGKFEFRPLEPGYGLTVGNALRRVLLSSLEGFAITSVRMEGVDHEFSTLAGVVEDVTEIILNLKQVRFKRQIEEIDNETVTISLSGVDQLTAGDFQKFISGFQVLNPDMVIANMDKKVNLNMEITIEKGRGYVPAEENKKSNAPLGTIFTDSIYTPIRNVKYSIENYRVEQKTDYEKLVFEIITDGSIHPKEALTEAAKTLIHHFMLFSDERITLEADEIAQTETYDEESLHMRQLLKTKLIDMDLSVRALNCLKAAEVETLGDLVSYNKNDLMKFRNFGKKSLTELEELVNVKGLSFGMDLAKYKLDKD